The proteins below are encoded in one region of Candidatus Amarolinea dominans:
- a CDS encoding insulinase family protein, translating into MTTNHFSSHTLANGLQILIQEMHHAPVASLWVWYRVGSRNERPGLTGASHWVEHMLFRGTERFPSGAVHKLVAREGGTRNGFTSLDFTAYFETLPADRIELALQLESDRMLNARFAPEDVEAERTIIISERAGHENSPGFLLDEAMNAAAFSAHPYGHTVLGSRADLTSMTRDDLWQHYRTFYAPNNAIAVVVGDVDSDAQLARITELFSPAPAAPAPVPLMDIQEPAQTGMRRVTVEGDSPVAYVELAFRAPTALHPDFFALTVLDAILSGAKSPSAFGGEPLGRSARIYRRLVDSGLAAGAGSYIRPSLDPHLFSFYATVRAGQAVAAVEDALWALVDEAAAGHFTTSEVEKAIKQARAQFAYGSESITQQAYWLGFSAVVASSAWLSTYLDQVSRVTVEEVRRVAAHYLRRDQCTAGHYLPRQAAH; encoded by the coding sequence ATGACCACAAATCATTTTAGCAGTCACACCCTCGCCAACGGGTTACAGATTCTGATCCAGGAAATGCACCACGCCCCCGTGGCGTCGCTTTGGGTCTGGTACCGCGTGGGCAGCCGTAACGAGCGCCCCGGCCTGACCGGCGCCTCACATTGGGTGGAGCACATGCTCTTTCGCGGCACCGAACGCTTCCCCAGCGGCGCGGTCCACAAGTTGGTGGCCCGCGAGGGCGGCACGCGTAACGGCTTCACCTCTCTCGATTTCACCGCCTATTTTGAAACCCTGCCTGCGGATCGCATCGAACTGGCGCTGCAACTGGAGTCCGATCGCATGCTCAACGCGCGCTTTGCGCCTGAGGATGTCGAAGCCGAGCGCACGATCATCATCTCCGAACGGGCCGGCCACGAAAACAGCCCGGGCTTTCTGCTCGATGAAGCCATGAACGCGGCCGCCTTTTCCGCCCACCCCTACGGCCACACCGTCCTCGGCTCGCGTGCCGACCTGACCAGCATGACCCGCGACGATCTCTGGCAGCACTACCGCACCTTCTACGCGCCCAACAACGCCATCGCCGTCGTCGTCGGTGATGTAGACAGCGATGCACAACTGGCGCGCATCACGGAATTGTTCAGCCCTGCGCCGGCCGCGCCCGCGCCCGTGCCGCTGATGGACATCCAGGAGCCAGCGCAGACCGGGATGCGTCGCGTCACGGTGGAGGGCGATAGCCCGGTCGCCTATGTCGAACTCGCCTTCCGCGCGCCCACGGCCCTGCACCCCGATTTCTTCGCGCTGACCGTGCTCGATGCCATTCTCAGCGGCGCCAAGTCGCCCTCGGCCTTCGGCGGTGAGCCGCTGGGGCGCAGCGCCCGCATCTATCGCCGCCTGGTAGATTCCGGGCTGGCCGCTGGCGCCGGTTCCTACATACGGCCCAGCCTCGACCCGCATCTGTTCAGTTTCTATGCCACGGTGCGCGCCGGGCAAGCCGTTGCCGCGGTGGAAGATGCGCTGTGGGCGCTGGTAGACGAGGCGGCCGCGGGTCATTTCACCACCAGTGAAGTGGAGAAGGCGATCAAGCAGGCGCGGGCGCAGTTCGCTTATGGCAGCGAGAGCATCACCCAGCAGGCCTACTGGCTGGGCTTCAGCGCGGTGGTCGCTTCGTCCGCCTGGCTCAGCACCTACCTTGACCAGGTCAGCCGGGTGACGGTGGAGGAGGTGCGCCGTGTGGCGGCGCACTATTTGCGGCGTGACCAGTGTACGGCAGGACACTACCTGCCACGTCAGGCGGCCCACTGA
- a CDS encoding GAF domain-containing sensor histidine kinase, translated as MLLPVSAAALRDAVARAMQRRRSSRELARLRALVPLYEMSRMFMLQTDLDELLHRVLETAVNETGAQRASLMLIDENRLYLTIQAAVGISTDVISQTQVRLGEGIAGWVAKTGQPLVVNGPDDLPEFLRQSMLGGVLRSALSLPLTAKGQVIGVINLTKTTLEAPFVLGDAELLSVLVGQAAVAIVNARLIKQMEAAYEELSRLEHLKTEFINIAAHELRSPVSIVLGYASLLAEMAPPEMQDLIDPLHSQARQLERIVDDLFHLDYLKSLKEFDPGVDIKTLDLADCARFAVREAQAVAEVRNLKLALTTPEPVWVLGDLPSLRRILRHLLDNALKFTPAGGQVQINVIAEGGEAFLRVQDTGPGVPSEERERIFAPFYQVGSSLRRSHGGMGLGLSLARRMVQTQGGRLWLEARPGPGASFCLALPLAPQKPVGE; from the coding sequence GTGCTGCTGCCGGTCAGCGCTGCAGCCCTGCGCGACGCCGTGGCGCGCGCCATGCAACGGCGACGTTCCAGCCGCGAGCTGGCGCGCTTGCGTGCCCTGGTGCCACTGTACGAGATGAGCCGCATGTTCATGCTGCAGACCGACCTGGACGAACTGCTGCACCGCGTGCTGGAGACCGCCGTCAACGAGACCGGCGCGCAACGTGCCTCCCTCATGCTGATTGACGAGAATCGCCTGTATCTCACCATTCAGGCTGCGGTCGGGATTTCAACCGATGTCATCTCACAGACCCAGGTGCGCCTCGGCGAAGGCATCGCCGGCTGGGTCGCCAAGACCGGCCAGCCGCTGGTGGTCAACGGCCCCGATGACCTGCCCGAATTCCTGCGCCAGAGTATGCTCGGTGGCGTTCTACGCTCCGCGTTGTCCTTGCCTCTCACGGCCAAAGGCCAGGTCATCGGCGTCATCAACCTGACCAAGACCACCCTGGAAGCGCCGTTTGTCCTGGGCGATGCCGAGCTGCTCTCGGTACTGGTGGGGCAGGCTGCGGTTGCCATCGTCAACGCGCGCCTCATCAAGCAGATGGAAGCCGCCTACGAAGAGCTGTCGCGCCTGGAACACCTGAAGACCGAATTCATCAACATCGCCGCGCATGAACTGCGCTCCCCGGTGAGCATTGTGCTTGGCTATGCCAGCCTGCTCGCCGAGATGGCGCCCCCGGAGATGCAAGACCTGATTGATCCCCTGCACAGCCAGGCGCGGCAGTTGGAGCGCATCGTAGATGATCTCTTCCACCTCGACTACCTGAAATCGCTCAAAGAATTCGACCCCGGCGTTGATATCAAAACCCTCGATCTGGCTGACTGCGCCCGCTTTGCCGTCCGTGAAGCGCAGGCGGTCGCGGAGGTGCGCAACCTGAAACTGGCACTGACCACGCCTGAGCCGGTTTGGGTTCTGGGTGATCTGCCAAGCCTGCGCCGCATCTTGCGCCATCTGCTCGACAACGCGCTGAAGTTCACCCCGGCCGGGGGCCAGGTGCAGATCAACGTGATCGCCGAAGGAGGCGAAGCCTTCCTGCGCGTGCAGGATACCGGCCCAGGCGTGCCTTCCGAAGAACGCGAGCGCATCTTTGCGCCATTCTACCAGGTTGGATCATCCCTGCGGCGCAGTCACGGCGGTATGGGGTTGGGGCTGAGCCTGGCGCGGCGCATGGTGCAAACGCAAGGCGGCCGCCTGTGGCTCGAGGCGCGGCCTGGCCCCGGCGCATCCTTCTGCCTGGCCCTGCCGCTGGCGCCTCAAAAACCCGTCGGTGAGTGA
- a CDS encoding TlpA family protein disulfide reductase: MKSPLLLPRLPRLAWMLLLIGGLIWINAARVRDSAQFGLPGQRPPSPQIGFPAPDFALSDLAGQTVRLADLRGQPLVLNFWATWCPPCRAEMPALQSIALSTASRGVRVVGINQAEDAAQVTGFMQTLGLDFPVLLDRDAAVSQLYRVRSLPTTFFVDRDGVIREIVIGGPMSQALLASKIESLLK; this comes from the coding sequence ATGAAATCTCCACTGCTGCTGCCCCGCCTGCCCCGCCTGGCCTGGATGCTCCTGCTGATTGGCGGCCTGATCTGGATCAATGCGGCGCGGGTCCGCGACTCCGCCCAGTTCGGCCTGCCAGGGCAGCGCCCACCCAGCCCGCAGATCGGTTTCCCTGCCCCTGACTTTGCCCTCAGCGATTTGGCAGGCCAGACCGTGCGCCTGGCGGACCTGCGCGGGCAGCCGCTGGTGCTCAACTTCTGGGCCACCTGGTGTCCGCCCTGCCGCGCCGAAATGCCCGCCTTGCAGAGCATAGCGCTCAGCACGGCGTCGCGCGGTGTGCGCGTGGTAGGCATCAACCAGGCCGAAGATGCCGCCCAGGTCACCGGGTTCATGCAGACCCTCGGTTTGGATTTCCCCGTGCTGCTCGACCGCGACGCGGCGGTCAGTCAGCTCTACCGCGTGCGCTCGCTGCCCACCACCTTCTTCGTGGATCGCGATGGCGTGATCCGCGAGATCGTCATCGGCGGCCCCATGAGCCAGGCCCTGTTGGCAAGTAAGATAGAAAGCCTGCTGAAGTAG
- a CDS encoding holo-ACP synthase — translation MTLTVGVDIIDVSRVQAILDRHQARFLTRVYTPQEVADCQGQATSLAARWAAKEAVSKALGCGWDGIQWTEIEIVRTPHGQPLVSLHGAARTLAEQMGLRQWAISLSHTAAYAVAFVVAQCVFGENA, via the coding sequence ATGACGCTGACGGTTGGTGTGGATATTATTGACGTGTCTCGCGTGCAGGCCATCCTCGATCGGCATCAGGCGCGCTTCCTGACGCGTGTTTACACGCCCCAGGAAGTGGCCGACTGCCAGGGACAGGCAACCTCCCTGGCCGCACGCTGGGCCGCCAAAGAAGCTGTGAGCAAGGCGCTCGGCTGTGGTTGGGATGGCATCCAGTGGACGGAGATCGAGATCGTGCGCACCCCTCACGGCCAACCGCTCGTCTCCTTGCATGGCGCCGCCCGCACCCTGGCCGAACAGATGGGATTACGACAGTGGGCCATTAGTTTGTCACACACGGCCGCCTACGCGGTGGCGTTTGTCGTGGCCCAGTGCGTTTTCGGAGAAAACGCATAA
- a CDS encoding prolipoprotein diacylglyceryl transferase produces the protein MLRTILIAGVSLPLKPLLALAALYAALWLAARLARRRGLDGDHLWNLGFVSAIAALVGGRVAYVLQFWPAYQQDPLAIFSVRPGTLAWTPGLLIGLLAGLLYVRRLHLPLTTVLDALAPGALLGLAILSLADFLAGDAYGTPTTLPWAVELWGARRHPVQLYQLGAQLAALFLVLRRPATWPGQPCVFGENAGLTLFLYALSRLLFDAFRGDSLILAGGFRAEQIGALAVALLALPAALAAPPQAEVSTPSV, from the coding sequence ATGCTGAGAACCATTCTGATTGCCGGTGTCAGCCTGCCGCTCAAGCCTCTGCTGGCGCTGGCCGCCCTCTACGCGGCGCTATGGCTGGCCGCACGCCTGGCGCGCCGCCGCGGCCTGGACGGCGATCACCTCTGGAACCTGGGCTTCGTCAGCGCCATTGCGGCGCTGGTCGGCGGCCGCGTGGCCTATGTGCTGCAATTCTGGCCGGCCTATCAGCAAGACCCGCTCGCCATTTTTTCCGTGCGGCCGGGCACCCTGGCCTGGACGCCTGGCCTGCTCATCGGCCTGTTGGCAGGGTTGCTCTACGTCCGACGCCTGCATTTGCCGCTGACGACGGTGCTGGACGCGCTCGCGCCGGGCGCCCTGCTTGGGCTGGCGATCCTGAGTCTGGCTGATTTCCTGGCCGGTGACGCCTATGGCACGCCCACCACGCTGCCGTGGGCCGTGGAGTTATGGGGCGCCCGCCGCCATCCGGTGCAGCTCTATCAACTGGGCGCCCAACTCGCGGCGCTTTTCCTGGTGCTGCGCCGACCGGCAACCTGGCCGGGTCAACCGTGCGTTTTCGGAGAAAACGCAGGGCTGACCCTCTTCCTCTATGCGCTCAGCCGTTTGCTATTCGACGCCTTCCGCGGCGATAGCCTGATCCTGGCCGGCGGCTTCCGCGCCGAGCAGATCGGCGCCCTGGCGGTGGCCCTGTTGGCCCTGCCAGCCGCGCTGGCCGCGCCGCCGCAGGCCGAGGTCAGCACGCCGTCCGTGTGA
- a CDS encoding insulinase family protein yields the protein MNKLAVPDSTSIVRQQISNGLVVLVHENHTNPSLVLSGYLRGGSLLETPAQSGLASFTASMLRRGTINRSFADINESLEAVGASFGVGSGRHITDFGGKCLSEDLPLLLDIMTDVLTNPIFPEEHVDKVRGQVLTGLQERDNDTRSMASLTFHQLLYGADHPYGRSLAGERETVTGITRLDMVDFYRRTYGPVGGVLVVVGDVQTDQLLAQLEQLLGGWHHPPVTASLPPVTAPNDIVRRSVPIAGKTQTDIVLGWLGPQRDDPDYYAVSLANTILGRFGMMGRLGENVREKQGLAYYAYSAVESGEGPGAWMAAAGVNPANVERTISSVLEEIVRLRDEPIPQEELADSQAFMTGIVPLRLETNQGVADTISDMEHFNLGLDFLKHYPTFINQLTAAQLQAAVRRFLDPAQHALAIAGPPTAD from the coding sequence ATGAACAAACTAGCCGTCCCTGACTCAACATCCATCGTCCGGCAGCAGATCAGCAATGGACTGGTAGTGCTGGTGCATGAGAATCATACCAACCCATCGCTGGTCCTCAGCGGCTATCTGCGCGGCGGCTCGCTGCTGGAAACGCCGGCCCAGAGCGGCCTGGCCAGCTTCACCGCCTCGATGCTGCGCCGGGGCACCATCAACCGCTCTTTTGCGGACATCAACGAGAGCCTGGAAGCCGTGGGCGCATCCTTTGGCGTGGGCAGCGGTCGTCACATTACCGACTTCGGCGGCAAGTGCCTGAGCGAAGACCTGCCGCTGCTGCTCGACATCATGACCGATGTGCTGACCAACCCCATCTTCCCGGAGGAGCACGTGGACAAGGTGCGCGGGCAGGTGCTGACGGGCCTGCAGGAACGTGACAATGACACGCGCAGCATGGCCTCGCTGACCTTCCACCAACTGCTGTACGGCGCCGATCACCCCTATGGCCGCAGCCTGGCCGGCGAACGTGAGACGGTGACCGGCATCACGCGACTGGACATGGTGGATTTCTACCGCCGCACCTACGGTCCGGTCGGAGGCGTGCTGGTCGTCGTAGGTGATGTGCAAACGGACCAGTTGCTGGCGCAACTGGAGCAGTTGCTGGGCGGCTGGCATCACCCGCCGGTCACGGCCAGCTTGCCGCCGGTCACCGCGCCCAATGACATCGTCCGGCGCAGCGTGCCCATTGCCGGCAAAACACAGACCGACATTGTGCTGGGCTGGCTGGGACCACAACGCGACGACCCCGATTACTACGCCGTGTCCCTGGCCAACACCATCCTGGGGCGCTTTGGCATGATGGGGCGCCTGGGTGAGAATGTGCGCGAGAAACAAGGGCTGGCTTACTACGCGTACAGCGCGGTGGAAAGCGGCGAAGGCCCCGGCGCGTGGATGGCGGCGGCCGGCGTCAACCCGGCCAATGTGGAGCGCACCATCAGCAGCGTGCTGGAAGAAATCGTGCGCCTGCGCGACGAGCCGATCCCGCAGGAAGAGCTGGCCGATTCCCAAGCCTTCATGACCGGCATCGTGCCCCTACGCTTGGAAACAAACCAGGGCGTGGCCGATACCATTTCTGACATGGAGCACTTCAACCTGGGGTTGGACTTTCTCAAGCACTACCCCACGTTCATCAATCAACTAACCGCCGCGCAGTTGCAGGCGGCCGTGCGGCGTTTCCTTGACCCCGCCCAGCACGCCCTCGCGATTGCCGGCCCACCAACGGCCGATTGA
- a CDS encoding insulinase family protein, whose amino-acid sequence MFTQDLFRTTLSNGLTILVKPVHTAPVASVWLWYRVGSRLEVPGITGASHWVEHMLFKGTEAFPPAEADRQVARVGGVRNAMTWIDFTTYYQTVPAEHFELALQIEADRLCNSRFEPAEVDSERTVIISERQGAENEPQFLLDEEIRAAAFKVHGYHHGTIGWQCDLEQMTRADLYDHYRRHYTPRNAVVVVVGPFDAPEVAERIAACFGQIEAGPALPPERSQEPPQAGERRVIRRGPGDTVYIEIAYHVPGAMHPDHFPLVVMDTILGGAHAMSMFAEDEPSRSSRLYRALVETGLAAAAGSQLIPTVAPFLYSVSATVQAPTAPAEVEAALLAEVQRMVDGPVSQAEVAKAIKQTQAEFVYGVESVTDQAYWLGFSEVVASQDWLEGYLARLAAVTPAAVQRVAATYLQADQRTIGIFIPDALPT is encoded by the coding sequence ATGTTTACCCAAGACCTGTTCAGAACTACGCTGAGTAACGGGCTGACGATCCTGGTCAAGCCGGTGCATACCGCACCGGTGGCCAGTGTCTGGTTGTGGTATCGCGTGGGCAGCCGGCTGGAAGTGCCTGGCATCACCGGCGCCTCACATTGGGTGGAGCACATGCTCTTCAAGGGCACCGAGGCCTTCCCGCCCGCTGAAGCCGATCGCCAGGTCGCGCGCGTCGGCGGTGTGCGCAACGCAATGACCTGGATTGACTTCACCACCTACTACCAGACCGTGCCGGCGGAACATTTCGAGCTGGCCCTGCAGATCGAAGCCGACCGCCTGTGCAACAGCCGTTTCGAGCCGGCAGAGGTTGACAGCGAACGCACCGTCATCATCTCTGAACGGCAGGGCGCGGAGAACGAGCCGCAGTTCCTGCTGGATGAGGAGATCAGGGCGGCCGCGTTCAAGGTGCATGGCTATCATCATGGCACCATTGGCTGGCAATGTGATCTGGAGCAGATGACACGCGCTGACCTCTACGACCACTACCGGCGCCACTACACGCCGCGCAATGCCGTGGTCGTCGTGGTCGGCCCCTTCGACGCCCCAGAGGTTGCGGAACGGATCGCCGCCTGTTTCGGTCAGATCGAAGCCGGGCCGGCGCTGCCACCGGAGCGCAGTCAGGAGCCACCCCAGGCCGGTGAGCGCCGCGTGATCCGCCGCGGGCCGGGCGACACCGTCTACATCGAGATTGCTTACCATGTGCCGGGCGCCATGCATCCTGACCATTTCCCGCTGGTGGTCATGGACACCATTCTGGGGGGCGCCCATGCCATGAGCATGTTTGCCGAAGACGAACCGAGTCGCAGTTCGCGCCTCTACCGCGCCCTGGTGGAAACGGGCCTGGCGGCTGCTGCCGGCTCGCAGTTGATTCCCACCGTCGCGCCGTTCCTTTACAGTGTGAGCGCCACGGTGCAGGCCCCAACCGCCCCCGCGGAGGTCGAAGCGGCGCTGCTGGCCGAGGTGCAACGCATGGTGGACGGACCGGTCAGCCAGGCCGAGGTGGCCAAAGCGATTAAGCAGACGCAGGCCGAGTTCGTCTATGGCGTCGAAAGCGTCACCGACCAGGCTTACTGGCTCGGCTTCAGCGAAGTGGTCGCTTCCCAGGACTGGCTCGAAGGCTACCTGGCGCGCCTGGCGGCTGTCACCCCGGCCGCTGTGCAGCGGGTCGCGGCCACCTATTTGCAGGCGGACCAGCGCACGATCGGCATTTTCATTCCAGATGCGCTGCCGACATGA